From Nitrososphaerota archaeon:
TCAGGCAGCCCCTCAGAAGGCCCATACATGTTATGGTCTTCTTGAACCGCCTTTATCAGAGCATCCTTGATGTGCTGAGGCGTCTTAAAGTCGAATTTAACGGGATCACCTATATTAAGAGGTATAATCTTCACACCAGATTTAGAGAGCTTGGCAGCCAACGCAGCGACCTCTCTGATAGCGTACTCAACTTCACCCACTCTAGCAGCTACACTCACCAAACCAACCACACCTAAGCCTATACACCCCACTACTATAAGCCTACCGAATCAATCCAAGGAAAAGGTCAAAAACCCAGATCAACCAACTATAAGAAGGCAGCCCGGTCGTCTAGCGGCCAACCCAAAGGGCTAGGGATACCGGCCTCTGGATCCCAAATGGGTAAGAGGGGTTAGCCGGTGACGGCAGTTCGAATCTGCCCCGGGCTACCAACCTACCTCCGCTTTCACATCTTTCTTGTTGCTGCTCCTACATAGCTTAGTGGAGTTTGTCCTTTCTATCAACAAGTTCTCCTTTAAGATAGGCTTCTAATGCTTCTTCGACATTAGGTTTGTCGGTTACTATTGGTTTGATCCCGTTAGCCCTAAAGTCTTCGTATATTCTCCAACCCATGCCGAAGCTGATCACTGCCTCACAATCTTTTATGCTGCTGATCATAGATCTATGGTCGCATTCACCGTGCCTCATTCCTCCACCAGCTACCCTCCTCAACTCCTTATTCTTTATCCTCCCATCCTCTACTTCCACAACTAGGAAAGATCTGGCTCTACCTAAGTGTGGGCTTATCGTCATACCATCATCTGTTGCTATTGCTATCTTCACTTCCCCCACCAGATACACTTATATAGTTATGAATATTTATTCTTTATGATGCCTAGACCAAGGTGCTGCAGAAGGATTTCCATCACACCTAGAGTCCTCTACTATAAGCCAAAAGGTATACCACTAATAGATTTAGATGAGGTGGTTATCGCAGCAGACGAATTAGAAGCCTTACGGTTATCCGATCTTTTGGGCCTAGAGCAGACGAAGGCTGCGGAGCAGATGGGCATCTCACAGCCAACCCTAAACAGAATCTTAACAGCAGCCCGCAAGAAGATCGCAGACGCCTTGGTCAACGGCAAAGCTATCCGAATCGAAAGGGAGGTGAGATGTTAAGTGAGATATGGTAGAACAGAGGCGAAAAGGAAGTTCAAGTGCTAGGAGTGCAACCACACTTGGGACGAACCTTATGGAACAGGAAGACCAAGAAACTGCCCCAAGTGCGGCAGCACAAACATCCATAGAGCGCCTGAAGACCGTGGATATACGAGACGAGCAAATCTTCTAGCAGTTAATGCTCAACATCTAATGTACGTTTATAGAATCGATAATCCGCATTTTCTGTTTTTCCCAATAGCGAGTAAATACCTTTATGTTGCCTTATTTGTAAGGTGATCAGATCGGTTTGGGGTAGATTATGTCCGGCAGCATCAGAGATATTATGGAGGATTTCGCTAAAGGCGGCTTCACACTCTTTATCGGAAATAGCGCCGCATCAATC
This genomic window contains:
- a CDS encoding iron-molybdenum cofactor biosynthesis protein, which encodes MGEVKIAIATDDGMTISPHLGRARSFLVVEVEDGRIKNKELRRVAGGGMRHGECDHRSMISSIKDCEAVISFGMGWRIYEDFRANGIKPIVTDKPNVEEALEAYLKGELVDRKDKLH
- a CDS encoding DUF134 domain-containing protein — encoded protein: MPRPRCCRRISITPRVLYYKPKGIPLIDLDEVVIAADELEALRLSDLLGLEQTKAAEQMGISQPTLNRILTAARKKIADALVNGKAIRIEREVRC